The DNA window AAGGTGCAAAGGAGTCTTGGAGCTGCCTGCTGTCCCTGAGATGTGTTGGTCAACCCTGGGGCCAGGTTGCTGCGGTCTCTCTCCGGTAACTTACCAAGCAAGCAGCCGCGAAATTGGCGCCAGCGCCCACGGTCCGGCACAATTACACCACAACTTTCCCCGGGCCTCTCGGGTCTTTGAAAAACAAACAGGCTGGCCCAGGCCCGTTTCGCCGCATGATCGTTATTATGATCAACCCGCTTGGACGGGCGTTTCCGCGCAAGATGTCTCGCTGCCCATTAaggggtcgtcgttaaagaggtcccgccaagactaatttcggaacctaccgtttacaagtatttacaaatcgccaaggggtgaGCGGGCCACGACGAAGttgagcaacatcgacaacaAAGAttcgcaaagactcgtagcaacaacttcgcgaaacctcaaccaaatcgaaaaaaaagaaaacgaagttaacccgcatCCTAGCCTTAATCCGcatcctaactataacctaaaccctaactagcggggggttggcgacgccctcggcgaactaacccttggcgatagtataaacgccttggcgattgTGGCtacgtaaaaacgttgtaaaaacattgccgacaattggccgaaattagtcttggcgggacctctttaacgtccacccaTTAAGGCTCTGTCCAGTCGTTCCTGTCAATGGGAAATCTGGCAAGCGTTGTTCCCCCGGGCCGTGGACAGAAAGAGAGCCACAAGCTGTCGCGCTGTGTCGCGACCCGCCGACTTACACTAGTGTGCACATACACCTGCAAGGGGCAGCAAGGCAGGCATCCCGATCGGTTGCATTGCCGGGTCCCGGGCAGCCACCAGTCACTCGGCTGACGCAGGGGCAGATCGTGCCTTGCATGGCGGGGTCTGAGAGGCCCTGAGCCAGCCAATGTCACTCGCCTCATCGCCTGGCCCCTCCCGGACTGACTGCTGCTGCCATGTTGGCTGCTGCAGGGAGCAGGTGAAGACACGACTGGAAATCTTGTTTAGAGTGCACACTGTTGCGCCAAGCAAGGGCACGGGCAGTCTCGCCGGAGAAGCGCCTTGGGGCTGTGTGTGCCTCAAGGCTGCATGTCTTGCCGTCATGCATGGCTTTCCACACAATCCCGGACCCCAGGCCGCCACAGGGTTGGTTGGCCGCGTGCAGTTCAATATCGGTCTTGATGGTAGCAATCAACCAACCCGTCCAGTCTCTTTAGCCGGTCAGGTCACCCACTCACCTCTGTTGTGGCGTACTGTGTGTGGTGTACACTCGCCTCTTCTCAAAGTAGAATAATAACGCTTGCGCAGGATACCACCACAGGAACGGTATGTTCCCGTGGCTGCAAGAAGGTGGTGCCCGACGTCCCAACCGTTGTGTGGTACTTCCCTACTCCTCccaccctcccctcccccctccccaggTCTCTCTTCCCCAACGGGAGCCCGGGCACGATCAGGAACAGGGAAACAATCTGGCTATAAAAGGGCGGCCGTCTCCCCTACCCTGCCTCCATTGCCCCCTTCCCGCTCCAGTGCTCCCCAGGTGCCATTCACTCGTTTCTGTCGCTCGCTTTCTTCCTTGCCAAGCAAACACACCCACCATGAAgactgccgctgctgccctcGGGGCCTTTGCTGCCCAAGTCGCCGCCCACTGGATCGAGGGCGGCGGACAGGCCGGACTGACCTTGACCCTGGGCAGTCCCACCATCAGCCTGCCGTATCCCACCTGGAAGCCTCACccaggcccgccgccgcacaaGTGGACGACCAGCACCGTCTGGACGACCAGCATCAGCACCATCGTCAGCTGCGCCCCGGTCGTGACCCACTGCCCGGCTCACAGCACCGTCCTCACCACCGTCACCATCCCGGTCAGCACCACCGTCTGCCCCGTGACCGAGACCACggccgctccgccgcccccgcccacCTCGGTGgccccgcctccgcctcctccgcctccgccgccgccgccggcgacgacatATACGCACCCCCATTCTGCTTCCCCTgctccacctcctccgccgccgcctccgcccgtCAGCTCTCCCACCGTGgctccccctcctccgccggcccCCGTCATCACGAGCCAGCCGACTCTGACCCAGTCGGTGGGCACCATCACCCCGCCGTCCAAGACGTCGACGGGCCAGGTCGCTgtcaccgccggcgccgcccacaACGCCCAtcgcgcgggcggcgcgctggcggccatcGCTGTTGCGGCTGCTCTTCTTTAGATCGGCGAGACCGCTGTGGGGGAGGTTTTCTCGCCTGTTTCTGGTTTCTGGTTCTTTGCGCGAGAAAGCCAGGGGGGAAAGTTGAGATTATGTTCTTCCTTCTTCTGAAGTCGGTTTTCTGGATCTTGTCCTGGATGTGAAGGCGGAGATGGTGTTCAGTGGCGAAGAGAGAGCAGGACTGTTTGTCTTGGTTGTGGTATGTTCATGATTCCATTTCCGTCACTTCAAGCGAGGAGGTGACATAGATGTTTTCGAAGATCGTATCTACTCGTACTAGTTAGTCGTAGTTAGGCGTGATAATTTTTTGAGGACAGAACCCTCGGGTGCTGTTCGATGAGCCGAGGATCTATGCCTCGCGATTGTAATTCATCTCTCTTGGCCCTGTACCTTGCGAACTTTATCCTGGTACGTATTCCGGCATCTCGTGATTGTTACCTTTCTCTGAGACTTGTCCCTGCAGACAATGATGTGCTCTATGCACCAGGCTTGACAGCAATCACCAGCTCGGGCAGCGGGATTCACCGCTCACAGCATTAGGTCCAACGGATGCGAACTGGCACCACGCCCTGGGCAGGCAACAGCCGAGCTGACATGCCCCGTAGGTCTCAATTATCCGTGCCGACCTTCTGAGGCCGGGCCAATGGAGCCGACCGACTGGATGCCCTTCCCGCCCCGCATCGAAGTCCAGATTGCAGACTATACTGGACCACCTGAGGGAGCCAACGAGGAGCGCCTGAAAAAAGGTCGTAAGCTCTAACCGATGGCGCTCGGCTGACGCTCAGGATCAACCTCTCGTCCGTACTCGCTGGGTGAGCGGAGCGGCTTCCGTGTCCTTCAAGTGGCCGGTTTTCCCACTGCTCCAAGAATTGCAAGTTCCCCTTCCGCGAGCTCGTGTCTAGTTACCATTGGCTGTGGCTACCGCCACGTTCCAGCATACTTTCTAGCCCGTCGTATTTACGCCATCTATTTGGCTCGCCTGAGCGGATGCGCTTCGGTGTTGAGGACGAACTCATCAAGGTTGATGAGGTCGGGCGGCGAGAAAATCAAGTAGAAGTACTTGAGTGTTTCCGCTAAAAAGAAGCTCTGCAGACCGGTCAGACAATGTTTGTTCAAAGAGGGCCCCATCTGATTGACGCCTTACCTCCATTGAGTCGGTCTTGGTAGTCTCACCCTCGACCGTCACATCGGCAATTGCCGAATTGGCAAGGGCCGTCTTCGTTGCGCCCATGACAGCCTCAAACATGCGCCATGCCAGATCCCTGAGGTCTTCCTTACCCGTCATCCTGTACAGGAGGAAGACGCTTTCGATAGCCTCTGGCCGGAGAATGTAACGTGGATCCCTGGCATTTTTGAAACCCTTCTTGAGCTTCTGGTCGCCTTCCTTCTGCCACCGCTCCTCGTCCCAGGGACATGGACCGTCGATGGAAGAACACGGGACGATGTTGAAGATCTCGGGCATCAGGCCCGTCGGGAACGCGTCGTATGCCCACGCACAGCCGCGGGCGAGCCGTTCGCCGATGGCGACGTGGTCGGGAACGTTGAATAACTTTCCGCCGAGGGCAAACATGCCTCCAGTAAAGCACGAGAGGTGCTGGCCCTCGGGCACATGGTCAATGTGGTCGGGATGGACATACGCATCGCCCGCGAAGAGGATGTTTCTACCCTCCTCGTCGTGCTCGGCGACCATAGGCCGGAACAAGAGGTGCTCCTTGGCAACGCGCATCGCAGCGCGGTACATCTTCTCGTAGCTGGGCACCCGGCCACCGAGCAAGGCCGCCATCTTGGGAAGATACTCGTATAGCGAGTCTGCCAGAGCGCCCAGAGTGAACCCATTGTCATCATCGACAGTCTCGTCATGGAAGTTGATCAGTTTCGGCCACATGCCAGGGAGCTTGGACTGGCTCTGTGTCCGCTCAAGAAAGTCGGAAATCCGGGCAACGGCGTCGTAAAACTTGGCATCGCCCGTCAGGAGCGAGAGCCGCGTGAACTCGAGCGAAAGCGAGCAGGGGCTCGCGGACGGGTCGTTCGTGCCGGCCGTTTGCAGTCCTTGCTTCGCGTTCTGGAAGTTGAGCCAAAAGCCTGGAATGCGGTTCGGAGTGTCGAAAGCCATGTAGAGCATGTCGCCCAACTCTGTGGCTTTTTTGAGCAAGGCCGGCACACCACTCAGCTCGTAAGCACCCAGCAGGCCACCGAGATGGCGGATTGTCGTCTCGAAGACATTGACGGCCGTTTCAGTCGTGTTGGCCCAGTCCAGCTgggctgcagcggcagcagcgacgtAGAATTCGTCTTCGAGTCCCATGATCCAAAGCGTGTCGAGCGAGTCCACCAGGGTTGCTGCCCAGCCGCCGAACGTAGTCTTTCCCCCGCCGCTCACGGGGGCCAACTCGTCCTGCAGCCAGGCGTACGTCTTGTAGCTATCCCAGCTCCGGACGAAGGCAGCCCGGACGGCCTCCTGTCGGCGTTTCGTGGTTGCATCGTGCACGTAGCCTCGAAAGGCATGTTGGACTGGGGGAAACTGTTTTGGACGGCCGGTGGGTAGAGGTCGGATCGACGACACGGGGTATCTCTGGGCCACCGACGTCCAGTCAAAACTGCTCGGCCTGAAATTGATCTGGGGATGACTGGTCTTCAGATGCCGTGGTCCAGCAGGCAGAAGAAGGCGGAGAGAAAGcaggaagacggcggcggcaaggaggaCTCGGCCGAGGCGACGATCGACAGCGGTCATggcgcggcgacgagctCTAAGGGGAAAGAAACCACCGGACCAGGCTTTCTTATACGCCATGACCCTTTAAAATTGAGCAAAGTGGCGTCCGCATTTGAAACGCCGCGGTCGCAGTCCTCCAGAGGTGCGTGATGGAACATGAGTTACGGAATACAACGTGGACGACCTGAACTGCGGGCAAGCTTGTCATTAACGTATCGTTTGGTAAAGCTGCAGGAGGGTCGCACAGGGGTTCGAAAACAAGGTTGGGAACAACGTTAATTTTTAAACTGTGGTAGCGACGTCAGAGGCGCCTAAATGCGATTCTCTGCCCCACTGGCTGATTTATTCGGTACACTAACTCTGAGATATCCACCTTTTCCGTGATGGTCTGTGCGGCTTCCTTCACCTCGAACGCGCTACATCGGCGAATCAAAACATCGAACGGGGTCCTTGACCGCGATGTCAGCGAGACCTCAGGTGTTTGGCTTCACCAAATCCTTTCCCTGCGCTTCACCTGCTGCCCTCAATCTGCGCGCCATGGTTGGCCGGTGCGACGAGCAGAAAAGCCAGCAGCGTCTCATTGGCGCCGTGTCCACGCATCTTCATGACCGGTTGCCCGAAAAGGGTCTCTGAAACGCGGCACAGCGCTCGGCAGGCGCAGCAGATGGGGAACTGTTGGGGGCTGAAGTTGGGAGCATGGGGGGTCGGTGTTCGCCGTCTTATCTCCAATGGCAGCCAGCTGTTCCGGGGGCGAAACTGCTGGTGTAACTAGCCGCCGAGGACTTAGATGCTTCCATGCACGCTGCATGATGGGAAATGGGAATAATGGCCCCCACCAAGCGGTTGTCTTTGCTGGAGAGGCATCGTGCCCATGTCCGTTTATTGACGTGACTCTCGCCTCTCTTGGAACGCTCCATCTCGGGCTTGCTGACCACCCTCTCCACCAGCGGCCACGTCCTGGCCGTTCCCAAAGCCTCTATCTACTGCACGCGTATGTCCACACTGATGCGGACTCTCCTCATCACTCTCTGGGCCGGGCGGGCCCTTGGTGCGGTGTGTAACAGTAATGGGACCTCCGTAATCGCTCTTCCCATCACAGATATCGCCGTCGACCCCAGTATTCCCGACTCGTTGATGAGGGGTATCCCGTCAAGGATCGGCACGCCTCCCCAACACATCGTTGTGCTGCCATGGCCGTAAGTTAGCGCGTAGCTGTCACATTGCGGCTCGCAGGGAGCGCTGTCGTCGACCGCGTGCTGATTCGGTCCAGGGACCTGAACAACACATACATCTACGACCAAGAGGCGTACTGCGATCCATCCATCATCTGGAACGACAAGATTTGCGAGATCCGGAGGGGTGGCTACTTTTACGAAGCCAACTCTACCAGCTTCACCAAGTACTCGGACCTCGTCGCCTCAGGGGGCGCCACGCAGGAGCTGGGGACACGCGGGGCCGAGCTGGGGGTGCCGAAGCTGCTGTCAACCAGCCTCGCAGGCACGGAACGCTTCGCCGCTGGCACAAGCAACTTCACGACCATGCCCATTGGCATTCCGCGTATGCGCTGGGATAACGGCTACACCATCCTTcacgccctcggcctcgggtCCAACTCAACCTATTTGAACGCGCTGGTAGAGTCACAACAGATCGGATCTCGCGTTTGGTCCATCTTCTGGGGGCGCATGTGGACCGGCAGCGCCGCTACCGACCTGGACGGCTCCGTTGTCCTCGGCGGCTATGATCAGGAAAAGGTGATTGGGCGCAACGTGACGCAACCTCTCGATTATAGCGAAGAGACCGGCTGTTGGACGGGAATGAAGGTGACTGTGTCAAATGTTCTGGTCAACTTCAGGAACGGCACCGACTACAGCATCATGCCGCGCAACTCCGCCGTGGAGTGCTGCATTGTTCCGCAGCGCCAGCTTGTGTGGGAGGCCCCTGTTGACATGGTGGACGCGTTTGAGAGAGCGACCCAGATGAACAGTACCGGCCTGTCCTACGGTTTGCACTGGGGTGCGAGACAGTACGATGCGTCTGGGAATATGTGAGCACCCTACCCCCCttttcccccctccccccttccttcccccTACCCAGGTTGAATATGCCCATCTTTCCACGGCCACCGTTCAATTTTGCGTTAACAACAGCCCTCCATCAGCTTCGACGGTGATGTAACCTTCGTCCTCTCCAGCGGCCTCCAAATCCGCGTTCCCAACAATCAGTTGATAACCCCTTTCGTCGAGGTTGATCGCAATGGTTCCCGCCTCGTCCACCAGAGTCCAAAAGAGCTGCTGATGGGCGGCGTGAGCGATAACCCGACGACACTAGGCCGCTATTTCTTCACAGCGGCCTACCTGATGGTGGATCACGAGGCCCACACCTTTACCATGTGGCAGGCCAATCCAACCACGAAAAGCAACTTGGTTCCTGTGGCCCGCACATCAACCGACAATGCGGATGGTGCGTGCGGAGGAGATAGCGGAGGCACCGGTGATACTGGAGTTGCGAATGGCGGAGACAGCGCCGGCGAGGCTGCTTCGAAGGCGTCATCTTCGATCAGCGCTGGCGCGGTTGCCGGGGCTGCAGTTGGGGGCGTAGCTGCCCTTGGTGCCCTGGCCGCCCTGATTTTCATCCTTTtgcggaggaagaagaagcggGCGATGGTAACCTCCGGACAGCCGCCACCCGCGGATGCTTCCGGGGTAAACCCGGGTGAGCCGGATGAGATTTATTACAAGACTGATATGTCTGGCATTCATGAGATGCCAGGGATTTCTGACTCTCACCGGGAATTGCATGGAGTATCGGTAGCCCCCCTGGGAAACGGGGCGTGGGCGAACGGCGAGAGGCCAAGACCATCATTCACGGCGTATGAATTAGAAGCAGCCGGATTGTCGTCTGGGTACAGAACTTAGTGTCTTCCTCTCGCTCTGACGGACACCATCCGAAACGCATTTTCAAGCTCAAAAGCGAGAATTTCCGTTTGTATTATAAGGACGTACACTAGCAGCTATTCGTTCAATTGATACCCCACAACACAGTTCCATGACTCCATGGAACTGATGAGTATATCGGCTGACGCATGCGAAGATGATGGGAGCCAGCGAGTGGCCGAGAGGTTCCTAGTCGCCAGCCGAGCTATGAGGACTGACAGCATCGGTTGGAAAACTCGACACATTGCCCAACTGATATCCGATGGAATTCTCAATGGTCGGGGCCAAGACGCTCATGAATAGTGCGAGAACTAAGTCCAGTCGTACATTGCCATCTCACAGCTTCCCCTTCCCAAGCCGCCCCTGCCTCCTGTCGCCACTGGCCTGGATGGCATGCGAGGATGCACCTGCATTCGGACACACGGCTGCAAAGTACTTTGCCGTACGGGACGCCGGGCTGGATGGCTTCTAATTTAAACGAAAGTTGCTATGGGATGTAACCGGCACGATTGTGCCAAGCCGGGTTATTGATCCAACATGCCGGTCGTTGACCAGATTCCGCGCTGGGTGTTGGCGATAATTCCACTCACTCCACCGACTCGATATACACTTTGTCTTGCACAAGTGAACACGAGGTATGGCAGAGCGATGGCGGAAGACGTAACTTGGTTCTCGGAACTGGGCTGAGCAAGAGCCCGTCGCTAAGCCTGGTGTGTTGGGTGACGCTGTGTGTCGGGACAATCGAAAAGATCCTGCAGGGAGCTGTGTGTCGGGACAATCGAAAAGATCCTGCAGGGACGCCCAGGTTGTGAAGTTAATCATGGGACAGCGCTTTGATTCCTGTCAATGTACCCGTCGCGTATCCTCATCCGGTTCATCCGAGTCATCGTTTGCCGGGAACATAGTGACAGCGAGAAACCTAGTAAGAGCGCACTCGCGAGACCGAGAATGGGCAATGCCGAGCTCAGACCAGAGTCGCCAGTCGCCTCACCACGTCCTCGACTCTAACCGCCCCGCCGAGAAAGTCCCTGCCGGCCTCCCGATCTCGGCCGTTTtcgcccaccaccaccagtTTCAGTATCtccccgtcgtcgcccaTTACCAATCGGCCGGTGCGGCCGTCGGCCCACTCGATGGTAAGCTGCTTCACCTCCGCATCCGCCGGCGTGATGTCTACCAGCCGAATCCCCTGCGGCTGCCCTTCTCGCCCGTCCTCTCCGTCCTCCTCTCCGCCCTGCccatccccctcctccatcttcttcctccccccGAGCCCCGCCGCCTTCCTCAAGTCCGCAACGACGCCCAGCCGATGATGATACCGCACCACCTCCCTGCGCAGCGAGCGCGCAAACCTGGCCAGATCCTGCGGTTTTGCCCTTCCGCTGCCGGCACCCTCGTcgctcgccttcgccttcccCGTCGCCGGTGGCGGGGGCAGATACCGccccgccagcccggccagcGGAATGCAGGGCGGCAGCGTGTGCCGGTGCACGCGCAGATGACGGCTCCCACCCGGGTACGGCCTGTTCAAGAGCACGTAGTACGGACGCAGGAACCGGGCGCGGCTGGCAACTTCAATTcgcaggccgaggatggcgccaccgtcgacggcgcgcggGTCCGGGTCCTGCGCGCGAAAGGTGGTGATGGCTGCGCAGGCGCGGTAGAGACATTGCTGGGTGTGGGCTTGCTGGAGTGTGGAGTGATTGAGGAGTTTTTGCTTCAGGGAGAGTTTCTTCCTAGGGGCGCCGTTGTCGCTGCCATTCCGCAGTGCTTGCTCGCCTTCTGTGAGGAGCTGGCGCGTCGATGGAGCGGTGATGAGAGTTGAGGCGTGGATGCGAAGCTGCTCCTTGATAGACGAGACTAAGTTGTGTGATATTGTTAGTCTTCATGGTTGTAATGAAAGAAGCGTGCATAATGCATGTACTTTTCGATTGGAGCTTCTCGATCTCCACGTCGAGACTCGGTTCCATCTTCAATACCCAGCGCGTCAACAGGGCTCCCAAATTTGCCCTGAAAAAGGTTGAGCGCTGCTCGATTCCTGATCCAATGATATGTACGGATTACTTCGTATACCTAGGTATCAAAGTAACCAGCCAGCTTCAACGCACCGCCGCGAAGTGGTGTGCACTGGTGTCTAATTGATGAAAGCCCTCAATCGCAAGGTCGAGTTGAAACAGCGTCAAGGCTTCTGTTTACAACAACCTGAAGGTAATGttagtgtactgtacagtacgGAGGTACAGTCCACTTCTTGGTGAGACCCCCTTGTCAGCCCTGTGCTGCAGCCCCGACTCAGGACGACCCCGGCTTGGCGCAAAGGTTACAGTACACTAGGTAGGTTTTGCGGGGTCACCGCCTTGACGTTTTGCCACTGTTCTCTGGACCCAGagggtggacgttaaagaggtcccgccaagactaatttcggccaattgtcggcaatgtttttacaacgttattacgtagccccgatcgccaaggcgtttgcactatcgccaaggcgtttactttatcgccaagggttagttcgccaggggtacgGGGGACGGCGCCAGGCCCCGCTatttagggtttaggttatagttagggtacgggttatctttgttttcttttttttcgatttggttgaggttttgtagagttgttgttgcgagtctttgcgattttgTCTTGTCGATGATGTTGCTctgttgctcgaagtcgtggctACCCCGttcacccttggcgatttgtaattacttgtacgcggcagtctccgaaattagtcttggcgggacctctttaacgacgaccgttCAGAGGCCACCGTAGCCCGCAGCTTGCGCTAAGGTACGCTAACTTGGGAAGGAAACACCCAACTGACGTTCACGACACGACCTCGTGGCACTAACTTCCACGCGGCTCTTGGCAGCGCCCCACCTATCATTAGGCTCCAGGGGCTGTCTCCGAGCCGCCGGGTCCAACTGAGCGACGTGTCCCGACCGGAGCGCTGGTTTTCGGTCTCATTCTCGAGGGCCGGCAGCCTCCAGAGAAGGACACCATCGCTTTCTTTCCAAGCTCCAACGGATGGGCGCCATTGCGTTTCTCGTCTCTCGTTAACCATCTTGCCCGGTGAAGTGTTTCTTGTGCTTGCGTTGAAGTGCGCTTGCGAAAGCCCGTCTGTCCGAGTCGGCGCCACTGTCCGCCAACTGCTCGACCAGCCAACCAACCCCCTCTGCCGTCTGCGCAGCCAGGAACCGAGTCAAGCACGACGTGATACATTGCACAACACTCCCGGTTCCGTCCGCCTCGCATAATACCTATGGGTGCCAAGTCTCGCCGCGCCAAATCGCCCACGACTCCGAACGGCTCCCTCGGGCGCACATCCGGGCGGAAACACAACGGTCACGCTGCCGGCATGAATTCCAACGTCGAGCTGCTACGGCGCAACATATCGCACGAGACGTCGACATCGGAGGGGGCTGCCGCGAACTTGATGGCCCGCGACACCTTCTCCCTCGACGACCCTGTGCCCAAGCAGCCCACAATCAACAACCATGGCTTCTTTGATCTGCCCCCGAAAGACCAGAGGAACTTTGGCCTGCTGGTCCTGTTGTACTTTCTCCAGGGTATCCCGCTGGGCCTGGCCACCGGCTCCGTGCCGTTCCTGTTGAAGAACCACATGTCGTATGGCGAGATTGGCATCTTCAGCTTAGCGTCCTACCCCTATTCTCTGAAGCTCTTCTGGAGTCCTATCGTGGATGCCGTGTGGAGTCCCAAGGTCGGCCGGAGAAAGAGCTGGATCGTTCCAATCCAGTTGCTCTCCGGGATTGGCATGCTGTGGTTGGGCTCGAGGATCGAGTCCATGATGGAGCTCACGGGCAAGCCCGGCGGCCCCTCCGTATGGGGTTTTACCGCCTGGTGGTTCTTCCTGGTGCTCATGTGCGCCACCCAGGACATTGCTGTCGACGGGTGGGCGCTGACCCTGCTGACGCCGGGTAACGTGTCATACGCCTCGACCGCGCAGACGGTCGGCCTCACTGCCGGCCAGTTCCTCTCGTACACCGTCTTCCTGGCCTTCCACTCAAAGGATTTCGCCAACAAGTGGTTCCGCACTGAACCTCTCGATCACGGGCTGCTGAGCCTGGGCGGCTACCTCAACTTCGCGGGATGGGCCTACATCGTCGTGACCGTCGGCCTGGCCCTCCTGAAGCGCGAGGAAAAGACCAGGAACGAAGACGGCATCTGGGACGTCTACAAGATTATGTGGGGCGTGCTCAAGCTGAAGAATATCCAAACCATCATCCTCGTCCACCTCATCGCCAAGATCGGCTTTCAAGCGAACGACGGCGTCACGGGCCTCAAGCTCCTCGACAAGGGCTTCGGCACCGACAACATGGCGCTCACCGTGCTGATTGACTTCCCCTTCGAGATCGGGCTGGGCTACTACGCCGGCAAATGGTCGCAGGAGTACACCCCGATGCGCCTCTGGTGCTGGGGCTTCGCCGgccgtctcgccgccgccgtcctcgcccagTTCATCGTCTCCATcttccccgccggcggcgtcacGTCCTGGTACCTCCTCGCCGTGATCGCGCAGCACGTCTTCTCGACCTTCACCAACACCGTCATgttcgtcgccgtcgccgccttccaCGCGCGCATCGCCGACCCCGTCATCGGCGGCACGTACATGACGCTGCTCGCGACCGTGTGCAACCTAGGCGGCACCTTCCCACGCTTCTTTGTCCTGCGCATGGTTGACTACTTCACCAGCGCGACCTGCATCCCGGGTAGCAGCTCAGAGCcaacctcggccgcggcggccgtgacGGAGCCCTTCAGCTGCGCCGTCCAGGCAGACAAGGAGCGCTgtctcgccggcggcggcacctgCGAGATGCATCGTGATGGCTACTACATTGTCAACATCCTCTGTGTGCTGATCGGCGTCGTCACATTCGTCCTCTTCATTCGTCCCAAGGTGCTGCAGCTTCAGGCATTGCCACTTTGGGCGTGGCGTTTGTCTTCGGCTCCCTCGGCTTCCAAATACTGACAGGGTTTGGTCTGGGATCTGTATCGGGCATATATGTGCCCTGCTTGCTGGCCAACAATTCGGTCAGAGTGTATATAGATGAACGGAATCTCATCCGTCAGCCGGAAGTTGTGTTGTTGTGTCTTCCCGAAAGTGATCGAGGCGCCAAGCGAGGGCTGCGACCAAGAAAGCATGAGAGCTTTGCTCTGCTGTTGTTCATTGCGCGCCCGAGGCAAGCCGTTGGCCCTCGATACCTCACGCCATAGTACTCCCCAACGGATCATCAAGGCAGGTGGACGGTCGGTATTCCAGCTGCTCTAAAGCCATCTACCTCACAAGGGAGCATGCCCAGGTCCTCGGAGTCTGAAATCATCGGAAAAACTCCAGAAACCTCCTGCGGAGACAACGCCCGTGATAAATCCACGCAAAACTTCCCAGTCATCAGGCCAAGGCCATCCACAACACCACATCGGGCTCCTAATCCGCCGTCCGCGAGATGAAGAGCTTACCAATTAGAGCTGGTCGCTGCATCAACCTCAGCCGAGTTGGAAGCAACGGCGCCCCAGCCGTCCCCGTTCCCGTTGGCATGTCCAGAGCCCCAACCGTCTCCGCCAACGCCAGTGTCTCCGCCGGCATTCTGATCAGTATCAGCACCCCAACCgccttcgccggcgccagcatcaccaccgccggTGCCAGCGGCCTCGTCTTCGAAGTCCGAATCAGCCTCAAAC is part of the Thermothielavioides terrestris NRRL 8126 chromosome 2, complete sequence genome and encodes:
- a CDS encoding glycoside hydrolase family 47 protein (CAZy_ID 269931), giving the protein MTAVDRRLGRVLLAAAVFLLSLRLLLPAGPRHLKTSHPQINFRPSSFDWTSVAQRYPVSSIRPLPTGRPKQFPPVQHAFRGYVHDATTKRRQEAVRAAFVRSWDSYKTYAWLQDELAPVSGGGKTTFGGWAATLVDSLDTLWIMGLEDEFYVAAAAAAQLDWANTTETAVNVFETTIRHLGGLLGAYELSGVPALLKKATELGDMLYMAFDTPNRIPGFWLNFQNAKQGLQTAGTNDPSASPCSLSLEFTRLSLLTGDAKFYDAVARISDFLERTQSQSKLPGMWPKLINFHDETVDDDNGFTLGALADSLYEYLPKMAALLGGRVPSYEKMYRAAMRVAKEHLLFRPMVAEHDEEGRNILFAGDAYVHPDHIDHVPEGQHLSCFTGGMFALGGKLFNVPDHVAIGERLARGCAWAYDAFPTGLMPEIFNIVPCSSIDGPCPWDEERWQKEGDQKLKKGFKNARDPRYILRPEAIESVFLLYRMTGKEDLRDLAWRMFEAVMGATKTALANSAIADVTVEGETTKTDSMESFFLAETLKYFYLIFSPPDLINLDEFVLNTEAHPLRRAK